In Cryptomeria japonica chromosome 1, Sugi_1.0, whole genome shotgun sequence, the sequence ATTTAAAAGTTTTGACCCAAATGCAACCCTTCTACACAGACCTTCTAATTCATGTTCTTTTGGGGCTATGCCACAGAGATCAAACAATTGGCTGGACTTAAGTCAGTTGCAGATTTGTATGGTACAAATACAGCAGAGTAAGAAAATCCATGGTGTGGGTTGCAACCTTATGTCTACATGTTGGCAAACCCAGAACTATGCTAAGTTTGACTTAAAAAACAATCAATGCCTTATTCTGAGGTCAATTATTTCCTCCAGGCCTGGTCCCTAAATAAGTAATGTTGTTATTAGACTTAATATTGTGGTCTGTAATATTGAAATTTCTTTCAAAGGCTGAGAGCAACCTCCCACAAGATTTAATTATAATGCTCAATATGTTGCAGTTAATTTTTAGGAATTTGTTTGATTTCACACCATTGACGTGTTGATACCAGTAAGTAAACTTTGAGACTCAAGGACTATCTAGATCAGTCAATCCTTGCATgagtattaaataattttttagttGGCTTCAGAAGACAAAACTGAACTCTCTCTGCCATAAAGAAGCAATaatattgaattatttatttttgttaagatTCTAATATTATTTATGAGGTATGTATTTACTTATGGAGCAACCAAAACTCGCTTTTTCCATTCCAATCCTTCCTATTTAATCCCTACCATTTTATTTGGCTTTCTGTTTGGTATTTCAAGGTGGTCTTGTGAGAACTTCCGCTATAAGAAAAGGAAAGGTTAATTGACAATTTGCATTCCTTGCAGGGATCAACAATTTTACCAACACGCCTTCAACGGAATGGTTTCAGACAGATGCTGTGTTGCGTGTGAGTCTGGGaacttttttgttttttgcaatattttcccTCATAATGATTGGGATTAAGACCCAGAATGATGTTCGAGATGGCTGGCATCATGGTGGATGGATTGTGAAGATGATTTGTTGGTTTGTGCTGGTAGTCTTGATGTTTTTCCTTCCCAATCTCGTCATAAGTGTCTATGGTAAATACTAAATACCATACTTAAATCACATTTTAAATGTCAGTGTTAATGAAATCAAGTTgcattgtggaaatctaataattTTAATCAAGTTGCATTGTTAATTTTAtcatcatggattgtggaaatctaataattTTAATCAAGTTGCATTGTTGTTAATTTTATGAATAGATACAAGGAAATTATAATTCATTTTAGTAGATGACAGTATACTACATGTTAGTATTGTCTATATGAGTTTCAGTAGTTTTTCCCCCTTAATGAAGATTTATAAAGCTAACGggtataagttattcaatggcaGCGACATTGTCAATTTTTGGTTCTGGCTTCTTCTTGCTGATTCAAGTGATAATGTTGCTTGATTTCACACATACGTGGAATGATGCATGGGTTGCTAAGGATGAACAATTTTGGTACACACTTGTTTTTCAATTATTTAAACATCTGAAGTTTGCAGTCTTCCTATCTTCTTGTTAATAGCTATAACTCTTGTATTTCAACATAACTACTGAGAAGCAGTTGCTATCCTAATCGTACTCAGAGATTCCAGAATCTTTGTAATTTATGTTTTAGATTGGACTGTGTAAACCAGTTCTTTTCTAGTTGTAATCATATATTTACTTGCAGGTACATAGCATTGCTTGTTGTATCACTTGTCTGCTAcattgcaacatttgcattttctGGGCTACTATTCTACTGGTTCAATCCCTCAGGAAATGACTGCAgtctcaatattttcttcattgtaATGGCATTGattcttgcatttgcatttgcagtCATTGCATTGCATCCTAAGGTACAGTGACTCTTGCTATTGATTTTACAAGTATTTAAAGTTTCAATATGTCTGAACAAAAGATTTCCAAATCAAGAACTATGCTCTGTTTGAACAAAATATGGCAAATAGGATTTGTTTTTTCTTATTGATGCCAAGAGTACTTACAGCTTCGACAGTTTGTGCTTCAACTTTCACAAATCTTCGCTTTTATTTAAAGGAACATGGTTGCATTGGTTCTTATGAATTCAGCGAATTATGGGAACAAGCCATCCTATCCATCTGCCTTCTAAAAGTCAGCAGCCACCTTGAGATATTCCCAAATACTCGATAAAAAGATCTACTTTTTCTTGTGAGGACATTACCAAGTTGGGACTGGTCAAAGCTGTAGGGAGATATGAATCGTGTATTCTGATTACTCTTTAGAGTTTGATTTGTTGGCCCTAGATGCCATTTTATCTTGGGTACaggctaatctccacacaaaatggcACTCCAAAAAACTTCAGATCTGCAAAACACAACATTTTTTTGTCGGATTTTTTTGTGGTTTAACAGCAATGGGGATGCAGAGTATGAAGATTTGACTTCTCAAAATTTCGCAGAAATCTGTTACGTTTTGCGATTTTTGAAAACTGTACGACATGTCATTTTGTGTGGAGTTTAGCTGCTTCCTTTATCTTGTGGCCAGTCTAAGCTTTTCGAATGTACTCTTCCAACACTAATAGCTAAATTTCAGGTGAATCCCACTTAGAGAATAAAAAGTAGTCCCTGAATACCTCTTTTATGTGCTGATGAGTTTAAAAAGTAATCCCTGAATACTTTTTTTATGTGTTGATGATCAGGATGCAACAAGGCATCTATGGTTGGATGCTACATAACTGAACTTTTTACTTCTCTTCAATGAGAGTCATTTGTAACTTGTTCACTGTACAATTGCCTTAAGAGAATAACAGCTCTCCTCATTAATGAGAAGTCAAAACTTTAAGTTATGTAGCATTAAGCAGTGCTATGGTGCATCCTGATGGCTGGATAGCTATTTCCTCGATATTTCATGCATAGATGAGCCAATGGTTTGTGTTTGTTTTTATATTTCTACCATGTAGTGCTATTAGTAGTGATTGGCCATGGACCTAAAAATGTtgtggtgtcatatatatctcttTCTCTGCAGGTGAATGGCAGCCTTTTGCCAGCCTCTATAATTTCTATATATTGTGCCTACGTGTGCTACACTGGACTTTCAAGTGAACCCAGAGATTATAAATGTAATGGGCTTCATAAACATACAAAAGCTGTCTCTACCAGTACTCTTATTATTGGGCTGCTGACAACGGTTCTGTCCGTTGTCTATTCTGCAGTCCGAGCTGGATCTTCGACTACATTTCTTTCACCACCATCTTCACCACGGCGAGGTACATCACAAGGTATCATGCAGTTCATAATACTTGTCCCATGGCACTTGTGCCCAAAGTCGGAACATGTAATCTTGTAGACATTAAGTATACATAAATCTTAAATTGGCATCTTTTTCAATTACCTGGCATGCTTAATGCTGGTTTTGTTCCCAGGTTCGAAGAAGCCTTTACTACCATCCAAAGATGAAGAGGAAGGCCAGAAGGAAGAGAAAAAAGATGAAGCACAACCAGTTGCCTATTCCTATACCTTCTTCCATTTGATTTTTGCCCTTGCCAGCATGTACTCTGCAATGCTTCTTACTGGTTGGACAAGCTCAACTGCAGACAGTGAGAAGCTCATTGATGTGGGTTGGCCTTCTGTTTGGGTCCGGATCTGCACAGCGTGGGTCACTGCAGGCCTATATATTTGGTCCCTGATTGCTCCTCTTATTTTGCCTGATCGGGAGTTCGCCTGACTTGAGTTTTCAAACCTTCGTTGTGGTTGGCCACTGTGCCATAGACTTTCTGATCAGATTCTAGTAAGCCATTCATAGGGATCTTATATTACATCATATGAGATGGCATGGGAAACTTATATACACGGAGACCAAGTGTGTAAATTCCTAGATTTGTTTTATATGCTTATGGCTCTCACCAAGCATTTGAAGATTGTATATAATAGTCTTTTAGATGGACTTGCAAGTTTTTTCAATTTTTGGAGCAATGTATGCTATTTTTAATGTCCTATTGTATTAATTTTTTTGGCATTgtgtactattttttttttttttttctgaaattgagggtaattgtttttttttaaacaaaattgtGTCCATTTGTAATGTTGAAAATTGAGTACAATGTCTTCTATCTTTATGTTTTGGGTTGTTTTGTAGTGTTTTAAATGTAATAATTAATATGTATACGGCATACTTTTGTGTGAGTTTAGCTATCATATTCCGATCCTCGTATCACTAATCCCAAAGTTTCATTCTTAATCACTAGATTTGTGTTATGCTGATTTATAcgcttatttatttatttgagattATAGTGGAATGTGAAGAGCTCGTTTAGGTTAAAAGAGCCTAAAGGAGAAATTATTTCGCATTGTTTGTTTGCGACTTCATCTTAAGTTTGTTGTATGCTTGAgtgtttattttttaacttttgttTAGAGTTATAAAGTCAATCCATTAGGGGTTTAATTGAGGAAAACTTGACCCTTGCAATATGGAAAATTGATGAAAAGCGTTTGTAAACTTTGTTTATCCTTTCTTACATCCCTTAAGGTTTTGTATTTTTCCTCTTATATAAAATGGTGAATATGACTTTCCTGCATTTTTCCTCTTACAGAAAATGGTGAATATGACTTTCCTACAGCctttacatttttttaattttttcttacatTTATTAAATGGTGAAACCAATGTTTTTAAACCTTGTCAAATTTGTTCTTATTTCTTCTAGGGTTTtagatttgatattttttattgttaCATCTTTTTAAGAATTTATTAGGGAATGGATGTAATTCGGtttcattgatttatttatattaggATTTAGATACTTATTGCATGTTTGATTTCTACACTCTTATTTATGCGTTATTGACACGTCTTATCATGGACTCTCATAGACCCTCACATTTATTGCCTATTCATGCTTTACCAATTTCGAGTCTCCCTACACTTTACTTCATTTAATCCTCTTGTCCACGgtgtttttatgttttttatattataGATGGGGAGGTCTCTTAAAATTGTTGTCATTTTTGTGATCTCTCATTAATAGTTTGTTATGCTTTCTTCTCATTTGAACACATTTACTTCCCTTGTCCATGAGATTCATATAATTTCTTTCACACTTATCATGTATAGTGATAATAATGTGTATGAGCATGATGATATTTTACCTTTGGGTGCATTCCTTCTCATGTTTTGGTTCATT encodes:
- the LOC131049404 gene encoding uncharacterized protein LOC131049404 isoform X2 — translated: MWAATCCCGACTSIAGGISKRSARLAYCGLFALSLILAWILREVAAPLLKKIPWINNFTNTPSTEWFQTDAVLRVSLGTFLFFAIFSLIMIGIKTQNDVRDGWHHGGWIVKMICWFVLVVLMFFLPNLVISVYATLSIFGSGFFLLIQVIMLLDFTHTWNDAWVAKDEQFWYIALLVVSLVCYIATFAFSGLLFYWFNPSGNDCSLNIFFIVMALILAFAFAVIALHPKVNGSLLPASIISIYCAYVCYTGLSSEPRDYKCNGLHKHTKAVSTSTLIIGLLTTVLSVVYSAVRAGSSTTFLSPPSSPRRGSKKPLLPSKDEEEGQKEEKKDEAQPVAYSYTFFHLIFALASMYSAMLLTGWTSSTADSEKLIDVGWPSVWVRICTAWVTAGLYIWSLIAPLILPDREFA
- the LOC131049404 gene encoding uncharacterized protein LOC131049404 isoform X1, encoding MWAATCCCGACTSIAGGISKRSARLAYCGLFALSLILAWILREVAAPLLKKIPWINNFTNTPSTEWFQTDAVLRVSLGTFLFFAIFSLIMIGIKTQNDVRDGWHHGGWIVKMICWFVLVVLMFFLPNLVISVYATLSIFGSGFFLLIQVIMLLDFTHTWNDAWVAKDEQFWYIALLVVSLVCYIATFAFSGLLFYWFNPSGNDCSLNIFFIVMALILAFAFAVIALHPKVNGSLLPASIISIYCAYVCYTGLSSEPRDYKCNGLHKHTKAVSTSTLIIGLLTTVLSVVYSAVRAGSSTTFLSPPSSPRRGTSQGSKKPLLPSKDEEEGQKEEKKDEAQPVAYSYTFFHLIFALASMYSAMLLTGWTSSTADSEKLIDVGWPSVWVRICTAWVTAGLYIWSLIAPLILPDREFA